TCTCCAAACCTTACCCGTCCACTAAGTCTTTCATTTATCTCGATGAAAAAATTCCGATCACCAGTCATGTGATTGCTAGCCCCATTATCAAGATACCACATCCCGGATTCTTTGGTGTCTTCTTGATACTTCTTAGGCTTGACATTTTCCTCATTTAAATGAATTTCATCGACTGTTTTGACCATAAAAGTGTTTTCGGTCCTTCTTCATTAGCTTCAACATAGTTTGCCTCGACTTTTTTCGTTCAGGGCAACCAGATGCGAAGTGACCATACTTGTCACACCGAAAACACTGAATGTTTGACCGATCCTTCGGTTTATTCTTGTCACGTTCATCAGTTCGGTTTAGGGAGGATTGTTTCGAACCGTGTGCTTGATTATTACCCCGTCCCTTCCTTGGCCGTGACCGTTGTTACCACCCCGACCCCTTCCCCTACTATTATCATAACCTTTAGAGGAAGAACTTTCTGTTTTCTGGAATAGTAACTTACCTTGTTCCTCAGCTTGGCTTCCACCCCTTTTAACCTTTCTTCAAACGCCTTAAGTCTTCCAACAGCCTCATGAAACGACATCTCATTCAGGTTTGCAAATTGCTCGATTGAAGCAACTAAGGATATGTACTTGGGTGGCGCATATCCGAGTACCTTACGAATCAACTTCTTCTCTTCAAACGAACACCCAAGTGAAGCAGCTTTTGAAACAAGTTGGCTGATTCTACCTGCAAAATTATCGACTGTCTCTCCGTTTTTCATTTGAAGAACTTCGAATTCTGCATGCAGTGTTTCAAGTCTTGCCTCCCTAACCCGTTCGGCTCCAATATACCGTGTCTTCAAGGCATCCCAGATCTCTTTTGCTGTCTTGAATTGAGAAACTTGGAGAACAAGTTCCTCTGGTATAACTTGGAAAAGAAGTGCCACCGCAATGTGATCCTTCTTCGCTTCAACTTCTACATTCTCTGTTGGTTCTAATGCCTCAAGTATCCCGTGGACTCGGAATACAGCTTTGATTCTAATTGCCCATATATTGTAGTTTGTAGCACTTAGAATCGGGCACTGGAGTGAGGTTATATTGTTCTCTTTGACTGCTACTGCGTTTGGGTTCGGATTTCCGGCATCTCCCATCTTTGGTCTTCTTCTATAAACTGAAATCGGGGTTTTACCCGATTGATCCAGTCCTTCAGATTCCAATCAGTTCCTGCGATCACCTTCTTGTAATCACAGGTAGTAGCTTGCTGCTGGAGTCGGGTAATCAAGAGCCgttctggctctgataccaattaaaGAAAGAAAAAAACTGGAAAAATAAAAACACAGGTTTGAATGGATATGCTCCCAATCAATTTTACTAAGAAAAATAACTCAAAACATAGTCATAGGAAATTATAAACCACAACCCGGTTTATATAGGCTAATTATCTCTAACCTATTCCTATTAGAAATCAAACACTTATAATTATCAAAGATCCTTTTTTAATAATTATCCCTTTGTTTAATTCCTATAAATCAGCCAGATAAATAGGAACTTGTTTTAATCCAGTCGGGATTCCTTGGAAGTTACCGACTTGTGCTTCCAGGAATTAAGGCGCCAACACAGATCATCTTCATTCTTCGGATGAGCTTACAATGACAAAACCCAATTTATAACATCTCTGTCAATCtagaaagagtaaactgccaaaatagtccctgaggtttggtcacttttgctactttagtccagaactcaaaccttttgaatctgggtctatatggtttcaattttgttggtGAAATGGCTTTCATGCATGTTGGTTTTCCCTTGTTTTAATTTATGGAAATggaatggaatgtttgaatcaAGAAGACACAAAAATGTACTTGGTTGAATTGAAAAATGATTCAACAAAGTGAATTAAGAATACAATGCACTTTTAGGGGACTCGGGGTGGTCCGTGATGGCACCCCCATCACTCGTTATTCAACATAGCACACCGCCGCCACTACCAAGTTCAACGAGTGATAGAGTTAACGCGTGGAAAGGATCATGCATGGAAAAAGGAAAATGACCGTTTGGATTTTGACCTTCTGGGCAAATTATGAATGTTGGGCCTTGAATTTTTTCaaggttttttatataaaatccaCAAACCATTCCCCCCACTCacttcaaaaaatcaaaaaattctccATTTCATTTCAAAAATTCTCCCACTCAATCTAAATAATTTTACAACACACatggaaggttcaagcaagagaggtgCGGGTTCGAAAAAAAAGAGATTCGGGTACGaagaaaaaaaacagaaaactgttatttaaaaaaaacagaaactgttttataaaaaaattcagaaaactgttgtttttttttttaaacagaaactgttttataaaaaaaattcagaaaactgttatttaaaaaaaaacagaaactgtttttaaaaataaatacataaaactgatattttaaaaaaaaaagaaactttttttataaaaaaaaaacagaaaactgttattttttaaaaaacacaGAAAACTGatgttttttaatttaaaaaattaaaaaaaaaagttgtgagtgatggaattccatcactagtgatgaccaccgccactaaaaaaggcttgtgagtgatagaatagtggttgatgacatggcggaacttgattggatgtttgtGAGTAATAGAATTTTTGAAATGTTAACAGGGAACCACACCCTTGAGCGTAGGAAGGGCGTTTAGTATAACCACCCGAAACGCTTATTGATACTGTTACCTTAAATACAGATTTACATTTTGACCCATATTACTTTGAGATAATTTAATATTGAGCATATAATAACAACAGCCCTTTCTAAGTAAATAAAGTGTTGCTAATGCGTGCAGTTTGATTCTTGCTCAGGTCAGGTCAAGAAATGTTTTGTTGTATTACGAATGAAACGTGGAGTTGAAACAAGTATAAATAATGTTATTCATTTCTAGTACAATAGGAAAACTCctttactactactactactacatAAAGCGACCCATGGGCCAGCCCACTTGATCCTTTGTCCTTTGAATTTCTTCTTGTCTGGCGGAACTTCTCATCAGATTTTTCTTTCTAACAAgacaagaagaagaagaggaagaagagtagttcatgttcatgttcatCTTCTTGTGCTTTGGTCTTATGGGAATTGGCATGGCCTCAAGCCCCATTAGCCTACCTACCACACCCGGTCTGCACCAGATCACCCTCTCCCCTGCAACTTTTGCAGGCAACCGTCGGTTAATTCCATGATCAAAATTTCGGAATGAAGATCGATACATGGCGTCTTTGCCATCAAGAGAAAACCTCGGGTACTGATTCAGGGCGTTTCTGGCAGACCGTAGAATGTCAGAACTGTTGACACACGACATCCGGTGGTGAAGGTGAAGGCTTGGTCTAGCGGCCATTTTTTCCTCCAAGTCAAGTTGCATGATCATCTCCTCGAGGGTGGGCTGCTGCTGGCGGTGGCTCTCCGGTGAGTTTTGCTGGTTGAGAGTGGAGGTTGAGGCATGACCGGTGCACAAGTTGTTGAGGCCTCTTTTCATGTGTGACTTGTTGAGGAGGAAAAAGGACAAGTCTTtcatatctatctatctatctgaTGAAGCAAAGTAGATGAATGAATATATGGCGGTGTAGAATTTAAATatattggtggtggtggtggtaaccACATTAAAGCAATCACATGAGTGGAGAGAGTCTCACAAGATTTTTGCAACAAAACTTCAATTAGCAGCAGTTGGGTGATGCTATATATTAATTGTTAGCCAACCATATCATATTATTTTCCTATGTAATCTAGTAGATGAGAACTATTAATAGCCTAACAAGATAAATATGTGGCAAAGTTAATTAAAGTGGCGAAATGCAGAGAAAGATAGGACGGGGGTTGGGTTTGATGACAAAGTTATTGGAGTTGAGAGCGGCAAGTCAAGGGTTCGAACCTCAGTAACATCACCTTagaaaaaacatatatatatatatatatatatgcatatagaGCATGTAGAGTGATTATTATTAATATACATGCAGATGCTTCATGGTTTAAATCAAGATCaaaattttatatatacatatacatatatacatgttTACACACATATATTCGAGGGTCTTATTTTTGAACCATCACAATTGTTGGGTCTTCCCATTGAACCAGTTGCTAATACGCAAACCATCGTGTCTGTTTGTGCCTCAACTGCTTTTGAAGCCAGCCAAGCCATAGTGTTTGTTAGGCACCATGTCGCAAACCTAACTGAGTTGTG
The sequence above is drawn from the Helianthus annuus cultivar XRQ/B chromosome 12, HanXRQr2.0-SUNRISE, whole genome shotgun sequence genome and encodes:
- the LOC110896154 gene encoding uncharacterized protein LOC110896154, with product MKDLSFFLLNKSHMKRGLNNLCTGHASTSTLNQQNSPESHRQQQPTLEEMIMQLDLEEKMAARPSLHLHHRMSCVNSSDILRSARNALNQYPRFSLDGKDAMYRSSFRNFDHGINRRLPAKVAGERVIWCRPGVVGRLMGLEAMPIPIRPKHKKMNMNMNYSSSSSSSCLVRKKNLMRSSARQEEIQRTKDQVGWPMGRFM